A single genomic interval of Abditibacteriota bacterium harbors:
- a CDS encoding DUF4091 domain-containing protein, giving the protein MRPILFIALLLIICPVAYCFDVHNLSVLATNPSGYGATGSMEERDGMSFVKVTYPMFREGEDRYPSLITTLGDGYFDQTDFSAFKYLYALVYNPSDVTFALLRIDDTSGKRANYQVPLKPHDYTLCVIETSLITSIDITQVCLLDVYYKEPEDARELWISHICLADAIDDLTLTLASRTMTRECEEALKKIRGKKGEWCAAGQARLEELYTVLTGPASPEKENAVRNMQYVPRAIEDGISYFSASHKEAYSVYTMPSTLKLRNDQAPKTKKSAIIRMDAARGESESVSLLVTANTRDLSGVRLDFEPLRDKQGRYIYPEIHPLGYVEVKNPTPGSGGFETPGFYPDPILPNEPFDVAKDKNVTCLFTVSVPRDAEPGDYKGSITVSPQDEKPTRLQVSLRVYDVTLLPQSYLRQIFVTRNMANNSAYYDQWTDEHFKAFTKLHLKYRICCQQHNSEGMLDFGSVFSTDSKGRTVADWRRFDADVDYWFRLGMTQFCGYFTGWADSIDAIGDKDYLRTRLGLLASHLKERGWLDRFYLYIYDEPSPDKQDQIIKLCEWVHREGPGLRIIHTYNYHEQEPFIGHADVIVADIGVFVPEIGDKVRENKGEYWAYTCISNRVFEYPDNWKIDNYGTSHRALGWWLKKYKAQGYLYWGTDFWVVDPWETTETFPYGNGDGSLFYPSKDRSSLPYPSLRLDNYRDGVEEFDLLTMLEDKYKADPFEVLKLKKSVVDRKGYLTDDDTYIRLHREMLQLLEKPASKRR; this is encoded by the coding sequence ATGAGACCCATTCTGTTTATCGCCTTATTATTGATCATATGTCCTGTCGCGTACTGCTTTGACGTCCACAATCTGTCCGTCCTGGCCACCAATCCCTCCGGCTACGGCGCAACGGGTTCTATGGAAGAACGGGACGGCATGAGCTTTGTCAAGGTGACCTATCCCATGTTCAGGGAAGGTGAAGATAGATACCCCAGTCTGATCACCACGCTGGGAGACGGATATTTTGACCAGACGGACTTTTCCGCCTTCAAGTATCTTTACGCTCTGGTGTACAACCCCTCCGACGTGACCTTTGCGCTGCTGCGTATCGATGACACCAGCGGAAAAAGAGCCAATTATCAGGTGCCGCTGAAGCCTCACGATTATACCCTGTGCGTCATAGAGACAAGCCTTATCACCTCCATAGACATCACACAGGTGTGTCTGCTGGACGTATATTACAAGGAGCCTGAGGATGCCCGCGAGCTGTGGATTAGTCACATCTGTCTCGCCGACGCCATAGACGACCTGACCCTTACGCTGGCATCCCGGACCATGACCCGGGAGTGTGAGGAGGCTCTGAAAAAGATCAGAGGCAAAAAGGGTGAATGGTGCGCCGCAGGGCAGGCCCGGCTGGAAGAGCTCTATACTGTACTTACGGGGCCTGCTTCTCCCGAAAAAGAAAATGCTGTCAGGAACATGCAGTACGTTCCCCGGGCCATCGAAGACGGCATCAGCTATTTTTCTGCCTCCCATAAAGAAGCTTACAGCGTGTACACCATGCCCTCTACCCTGAAGCTGCGGAACGATCAGGCGCCAAAGACAAAAAAGAGCGCGATCATCAGAATGGACGCGGCCAGAGGCGAGAGCGAAAGCGTCTCTCTGCTGGTGACCGCCAATACCCGGGACCTTTCGGGAGTCAGGCTGGATTTTGAGCCCCTGAGGGACAAACAGGGCCGCTACATCTATCCGGAGATACATCCTCTGGGATACGTAGAGGTAAAGAATCCCACTCCCGGCTCGGGAGGCTTTGAGACCCCCGGCTTTTATCCGGACCCCATCCTGCCCAACGAGCCCTTTGACGTGGCCAAAGACAAGAACGTCACCTGTCTGTTTACGGTCTCGGTCCCCAGAGATGCGGAGCCCGGAGATTACAAGGGCTCCATTACCGTATCTCCGCAGGATGAAAAGCCCACCAGACTCCAGGTGTCCCTGAGGGTATATGACGTCACACTGCTGCCTCAGAGCTATCTCCGGCAGATCTTCGTCACCAGAAACATGGCCAACAACAGCGCCTATTACGACCAATGGACCGACGAGCATTTCAAGGCCTTTACCAAGCTGCATCTGAAGTACAGGATATGCTGCCAGCAGCACAATTCCGAAGGCATGCTGGATTTTGGCAGTGTGTTTTCCACAGACAGCAAGGGGCGGACCGTGGCGGACTGGAGACGGTTTGACGCGGACGTGGACTATTGGTTCAGGCTGGGGATGACTCAGTTTTGCGGCTACTTTACGGGGTGGGCCGATTCTATCGACGCTATCGGAGACAAGGATTATCTCAGGACCCGTCTGGGGCTGCTCGCTTCTCATCTGAAAGAGAGGGGCTGGCTGGACAGATTTTATCTGTATATATACGACGAGCCCAGCCCCGACAAGCAGGACCAGATCATCAAGCTGTGCGAATGGGTACACAGAGAGGGACCGGGTCTCCGCATCATACACACCTACAATTATCATGAACAGGAGCCCTTTATAGGTCATGCCGACGTGATAGTGGCCGACATAGGCGTGTTCGTGCCGGAGATAGGAGACAAGGTGAGAGAGAACAAGGGAGAATACTGGGCCTATACCTGTATATCCAACAGAGTGTTCGAATATCCCGACAACTGGAAGATCGACAATTACGGCACCAGCCACAGGGCTCTGGGATGGTGGCTGAAAAAATACAAGGCTCAGGGATATCTCTATTGGGGGACCGATTTCTGGGTGGTGGACCCCTGGGAAACCACAGAGACCTTTCCCTATGGCAACGGAGACGGCTCTCTGTTTTATCCCTCAAAGGACAGGAGTAGCTTGCCATATCCTTCGCTGCGTCTGGACAACTATCGCGACGGAGTGGAGGAATTTGACCTGCTCACTATGCTGGAAGACAAATACAAGGCCGACCCCTTCGAGGTGCTTAAGCTCAAAAAGAGTGTGGTCGACAGAAAGGGCTATCTGACGGACGACGATACCTATATCAGGCTCCACAGAGAAATGCTGCAGCTTCTGGAGAAGCCCGCTTCGAAGCGCAGGTAG
- the pyrF gene encoding orotidine-5'-phosphate decarboxylase, which produces MKNKIIIPLDVNTTEQAVRLVTELKDHVGAFKIGLEVLNNCGFGIFDAVKEAGADKIFYDCKFLDIPNTVAGASRGAAARNVWMFNVHALGGRIMMEAAKKAAYEEADRLGIPRPLVIAVTILTSIDKAILNSELGMEGEPAEAVVRLALLAREAGLDGVVASPMEITHIRKACGNDFLIVTPGVRPAGSETGDQKRVMTPADAIKAGADYLVIGRPITRAASPAEAAIRIAKEM; this is translated from the coding sequence ATGAAAAACAAGATCATCATACCCCTTGACGTCAATACCACCGAGCAGGCCGTAAGGCTTGTCACCGAGCTCAAAGACCACGTGGGAGCCTTTAAGATAGGACTGGAGGTCCTCAACAATTGCGGCTTCGGTATCTTTGACGCGGTCAAAGAGGCAGGCGCGGACAAGATATTTTATGATTGCAAGTTCCTGGATATCCCCAACACGGTCGCCGGCGCTTCCCGCGGCGCCGCAGCCCGGAACGTGTGGATGTTCAACGTGCACGCTCTCGGCGGCAGGATCATGATGGAAGCGGCCAAAAAGGCCGCTTATGAAGAGGCGGACCGGCTGGGCATTCCTCGTCCTCTGGTCATAGCAGTCACTATCCTGACCAGCATAGACAAGGCCATTCTCAACAGCGAGCTGGGTATGGAAGGGGAGCCGGCGGAGGCTGTGGTCCGGCTGGCGCTGCTGGCCCGGGAAGCGGGACTGGACGGCGTTGTCGCGTCGCCCATGGAGATCACCCACATCCGCAAGGCCTGCGGAAATGACTTTCTCATCGTCACTCCCGGAGTGAGGCCTGCCGGCAGCGAAACGGGCGACCAGAAGAGAGTCATGACCCCCGCTGACGCCATAAAGGCGGGAGCCGACTATCTGGTGATCGGCAGACCTATCACCAGGGCTGCTTCGCCAGCGGAAGCGGCCATAAGGATAGCAAAGGAGATGTGA
- a CDS encoding SPFH domain-containing protein, translating to MGLIKAIVGAAGGVLSDQWKEYFYCEAMEADVLVQKGQKRISGRSTNRHGENNIISNGSAIAVADGQCMIIVEQGKIVEVCAEPGTFVYDTSSEPSIFTGDLGTSIKETFKNIGKRFTFGGSPGNDQRVYYFNTKEIMGNKYGTVNPITYKFVDEYVGIKLAMSLKCNGEYSYRIVDPILFYTNVCGNVEDEYRRSNIDSQLRSELIAGLMPAFGQFASKGMDYTDIPLHAMELADILNNLLSEKWSKLRGITIVSMGINSLRATEEDEAELKQLQRARANADPSLRAGLHGVATASAMQDAARNEGQGGAFMAFAGMNMTNQASANAQVNEMQMQMQQMQMQLQQQQQQNQMQQNAGGMQAPAWTCECGTSNTGKFCASCGKPKPAPAGSWKCSCGTENTGKFCANCGKPKPEEQVGWTCACGAVNKGKFCADCGAPKPKGAPVYKCDKCGWEPKDTSNPPKFCPECGDVFDDNDIK from the coding sequence ATGGGATTAATCAAAGCTATCGTAGGCGCGGCAGGCGGCGTTCTTTCCGATCAGTGGAAAGAATACTTTTACTGTGAAGCCATGGAGGCCGACGTTCTGGTCCAAAAGGGCCAGAAGCGTATCAGCGGCCGCTCTACCAACAGGCACGGCGAAAACAACATCATCTCCAACGGCTCTGCCATCGCCGTAGCCGACGGACAGTGTATGATCATAGTCGAGCAGGGCAAGATAGTCGAGGTCTGCGCCGAACCCGGCACCTTCGTATATGACACGTCTTCTGAGCCCAGTATTTTCACGGGAGATCTGGGGACCAGCATCAAGGAGACCTTCAAGAACATCGGCAAGCGTTTTACCTTCGGCGGCAGCCCCGGCAACGATCAGAGGGTCTATTATTTCAACACCAAGGAGATCATGGGCAACAAATACGGCACCGTGAACCCCATCACCTACAAGTTCGTGGACGAATACGTGGGCATAAAGCTGGCTATGAGTCTCAAATGCAACGGGGAATACTCCTACAGGATCGTGGATCCCATTCTGTTCTACACCAACGTCTGCGGCAACGTGGAAGACGAGTATCGCAGAAGCAATATAGACAGTCAGCTCAGATCCGAGCTCATCGCGGGGCTGATGCCCGCCTTTGGCCAGTTTGCTTCGAAGGGCATGGACTATACGGACATCCCTCTCCACGCCATGGAGCTGGCGGATATACTCAACAATCTGCTGTCTGAAAAGTGGTCCAAGCTCAGAGGCATCACTATCGTATCCATGGGTATCAATTCCCTGAGAGCCACCGAAGAGGATGAAGCAGAGCTCAAGCAGCTCCAGAGAGCCAGAGCCAATGCGGACCCCAGTCTGAGAGCGGGTCTTCACGGCGTAGCCACTGCTTCCGCTATGCAGGATGCAGCCAGAAACGAAGGTCAGGGCGGAGCGTTTATGGCTTTTGCCGGCATGAATATGACTAATCAGGCTTCTGCCAACGCTCAGGTAAACGAAATGCAAATGCAGATGCAGCAGATGCAGATGCAGCTTCAGCAGCAACAGCAGCAAAATCAGATGCAGCAGAACGCCGGCGGCATGCAGGCCCCTGCCTGGACCTGCGAATGCGGTACCTCCAATACGGGCAAGTTCTGCGCTTCCTGCGGAAAGCCCAAGCCTGCTCCCGCCGGCAGCTGGAAGTGCAGCTGCGGCACCGAGAATACGGGTAAGTTCTGCGCCAACTGCGGCAAACCCAAGCCCGAGGAGCAGGTGGGCTGGACCTGCGCTTGCGGAGCTGTCAACAAGGGAAAATTCTGCGCAGATTGCGGCGCTCCCAAGCCAAAGGGCGCTCCCGTTTACAAGTGTGACAAATGCGGCTGGGAACCCAAAGATACTTCAAATCCTCCCAAGTTCTGCCCCGAGTGCGGGGATGTATTTGACGATAACGATATCAAGTAG
- a CDS encoding ribonuclease Z: MPAPKRALSSAVLASEGVHILFDCGEGTQTAAMRSGVSPLKIDVIALTHYHGDHIFGLPGLLQTMSAMGRTEPLRVTGPAGFRKYAAPLIKAAGITDFDILQCDVSEPVSLSALDERWPRQAFLSSFGTRHGCCSCGYVFELRRQRRLSPEAADRLGVPVTARKLLQQGSSVRINGRTVTPDDVLGGPRRGIRVVYSGDTARCRALETHSAGADLLICDATYGSNDQKDIAGERGHMTFADAAETALAAGVGKLCLTHFSQMIREPAEYLDNARGVFSSTVAGSDGMTLELRFE, encoded by the coding sequence ATGCCTGCGCCCAAAAGAGCCCTCAGCTCTGCCGTCCTCGCATCGGAAGGGGTGCACATCCTATTTGACTGCGGAGAGGGGACGCAGACTGCCGCCATGAGGTCGGGAGTCAGCCCCCTGAAGATAGACGTCATCGCCCTGACCCATTATCACGGAGACCATATATTTGGATTGCCCGGATTGCTCCAGACCATGAGCGCCATGGGCAGGACCGAGCCTCTCCGGGTGACCGGACCTGCCGGCTTCAGAAAATACGCCGCTCCGCTCATCAAGGCTGCAGGTATCACCGATTTTGACATACTGCAGTGCGACGTCTCGGAGCCCGTCTCTCTGTCGGCGCTTGACGAGCGCTGGCCCCGTCAGGCTTTTCTCTCCTCCTTTGGCACCAGACACGGATGCTGCTCCTGCGGCTATGTGTTTGAGCTCAGACGGCAGAGAAGGCTCTCGCCGGAGGCAGCAGACAGGCTGGGGGTCCCGGTCACCGCAAGAAAGCTGCTGCAGCAGGGCTCTTCGGTGCGCATAAACGGCAGGACCGTCACTCCCGATGACGTGCTGGGCGGACCCCGCAGGGGCATCAGGGTGGTGTATTCCGGCGATACGGCTCGCTGCAGGGCCCTGGAGACCCACTCGGCCGGAGCCGATCTGCTCATATGCGACGCCACCTATGGCAGCAACGACCAAAAGGACATCGCGGGGGAACGGGGCCACATGACCTTTGCCGACGCTGCCGAGACAGCTCTTGCCGCCGGGGTCGGGAAGCTGTGTCTGACTCATTTTTCCCAGATGATCAGGGAGCCGGCAGAATACCTGGACAATGCCCGAGGTGTCTTTTCGTCCACTGTGGCCGGCTCCGACGGGATGACCCTGGAGCTGCGTTTTGAATGA
- a CDS encoding PHP domain-containing protein, giving the protein MRLALHVHSDYSPCSESPLQDIYDYCKEHDIGAIAICDHNEIAGALRLRELARDLIVIIGEEIKTRQGEIIGLFLSRRIEPMLSIEETIDRIKEQDGLVLLPHPFDIIRPFHLRPATLAKISRRVDMVEIFNSKMLLRRSNKKALWYAKSISKTGVIGSDAHYVKAIGSAIMEIDDFTGPGDFLAKIREARIVRAKDLGVLTTIWSCTKKFARGITGNHPKRDK; this is encoded by the coding sequence ATGAGACTGGCTCTCCACGTTCACAGCGATTATTCGCCCTGCTCCGAGAGCCCCTTGCAGGACATATACGACTACTGCAAGGAGCACGATATCGGCGCTATCGCTATATGCGACCACAACGAGATCGCCGGCGCCCTGCGTCTCAGGGAGCTGGCGAGGGATCTCATTGTGATCATAGGCGAAGAGATCAAGACGAGACAGGGGGAGATCATCGGACTGTTTTTGTCCCGGCGCATAGAGCCCATGCTCTCCATAGAGGAGACCATAGACAGGATCAAGGAGCAGGACGGTCTGGTGCTCTTGCCGCACCCCTTTGACATCATCAGACCTTTTCATCTGAGGCCTGCAACTCTGGCCAAGATCAGCCGCAGAGTGGACATGGTAGAGATATTCAACTCCAAGATGCTGCTCCGGCGCAGCAACAAAAAGGCCTTGTGGTATGCCAAAAGCATCAGCAAGACAGGCGTGATAGGCTCGGACGCCCATTATGTAAAAGCCATCGGATCTGCTATAATGGAGATAGATGATTTTACGGGGCCCGGAGATTTTCTGGCCAAGATCCGCGAAGCCAGGATAGTGAGAGCCAAGGACCTGGGGGTCCTGACGACCATATGGTCCTGTACCAAGAAATTTGCCCGGGGCATTACCGGAAACCATCCTAAAAGGGATAAATAA